In a genomic window of Flavobacterium lipolyticum:
- the lptC gene encoding LPS export ABC transporter periplasmic protein LptC, with protein MNLSKRYTIAAVTVFTVTLFFGCESNFKEVQKINFSEFVPGSDADTVDIKYTDSGRITGVLKSPKMLDYSNLDFPFTEFPKGIDVTLYDKNQKRTFIRSNYAVSYKPTGIIDLQGKVRITSEEGQMLETEQLYFDQNNEWFYTERKFKLTDAKGSSNGQGIDFSKDFKVINSQRVSGEIESDE; from the coding sequence ATGAATTTATCAAAAAGATATACAATAGCGGCTGTCACAGTTTTTACTGTGACACTGTTTTTTGGGTGCGAAAGTAATTTTAAAGAAGTTCAGAAAATTAACTTCTCAGAGTTTGTTCCCGGAAGTGATGCAGATACCGTTGATATTAAATATACAGATTCCGGGCGTATAACCGGGGTTTTGAAAAGTCCTAAAATGCTGGATTATTCTAATTTGGATTTTCCATTTACCGAATTTCCAAAAGGAATTGATGTTACCTTATACGATAAAAATCAAAAACGTACCTTTATCAGGTCAAATTATGCAGTGTCTTATAAACCAACCGGTATAATTGACTTGCAGGGAAAAGTTAGAATCACTTCTGAAGAAGGGCAAATGCTGGAAACAGAACAGCTGTACTTCGATCAGAATAACGAATGGTTTTATACCGAAAGAAAATTTAAGCTTACAGATGCAAAAGGAAGCTCAAATGGGCAAGGGATAGATTTTAGTAAGGATTTTAAAGTGATTAATTCGCAGCGTGTGAGCGGCGAGATCGAATCAGACGAATAA
- a CDS encoding hemolysin family protein: MEIGIIVLCLILSAFFSGMEIAFISSNKIYLEIEKKQDNFASQILTKLTGNPSKFIAAMLIGNNLALVVYGFYMGDLILKWIVNSAGHFSNLTSLLIQTVISTFVVLVTAEFFPKVFFQIYANSLIKIFAIPAYLFYRLFYYFSTFFIWISDFILRKFFKTEGDQAQLYFSKVELGNYIAEQMNAVEDDEEVDSEIQIFQNALEFSGVKARDIMTPRTEIVDIDLFDNVTDLKALFIETGYSKLIVSQNSLDDIVGYVHSFDLFKKPKTIKSVLMTVEFVPETILIKDVLNLLIKKRKNVAVVLDEYGGTSGIITIEDIVEELFGEIEDEHDLDEELIEQELGEGRYLFSTRLDVEYLNETYKLAIPEEDSYGTLGGFIVNSTKEIPQKGEEIRIGNYHFVIEEATNKKIELVKLTIKE, from the coding sequence ATGGAAATAGGGATTATAGTATTATGTTTAATATTGTCAGCCTTTTTTTCAGGAATGGAAATTGCTTTTATTTCATCCAATAAAATTTATCTTGAAATTGAAAAAAAACAAGATAATTTTGCCTCACAAATTCTAACAAAACTTACCGGAAATCCTTCAAAGTTTATTGCTGCAATGCTTATTGGTAATAACCTGGCTTTGGTTGTCTATGGCTTTTACATGGGGGATTTGATTCTGAAATGGATCGTCAATTCAGCAGGGCATTTTTCAAATTTAACAAGTTTGCTGATTCAGACGGTTATTTCGACTTTTGTAGTTTTGGTAACTGCTGAGTTTTTTCCAAAAGTTTTTTTTCAGATTTATGCCAATTCGTTAATCAAGATTTTTGCGATTCCGGCCTATTTGTTTTATCGTTTGTTCTACTATTTCTCTACTTTTTTTATTTGGATTTCAGATTTTATTCTGCGTAAATTTTTTAAAACAGAAGGAGATCAGGCACAGTTGTATTTTAGCAAAGTTGAATTGGGGAATTATATTGCAGAACAAATGAATGCTGTTGAGGATGATGAAGAAGTAGATTCTGAAATTCAGATTTTTCAGAATGCATTGGAATTTTCAGGTGTAAAAGCCCGTGATATCATGACGCCGCGCACGGAAATTGTTGATATTGATTTGTTTGACAACGTTACAGATCTTAAAGCGTTGTTTATAGAAACTGGATATTCGAAACTTATAGTGAGTCAAAACTCACTTGATGATATTGTAGGGTATGTGCATTCGTTTGATTTGTTTAAAAAACCAAAAACCATAAAATCGGTTTTGATGACGGTTGAATTTGTTCCCGAAACCATTTTGATAAAAGATGTACTAAATCTGTTGATCAAAAAACGAAAAAATGTGGCCGTAGTTCTGGATGAATACGGAGGAACTTCCGGAATTATTACAATAGAAGATATCGTTGAAGAGCTTTTTGGTGAGATCGAAGACGAGCATGATTTAGATGAGGAATTGATTGAGCAGGAATTAGGAGAAGGCAGGTATTTGTTCTCGACCCGATTAGATGTAGAATATCTCAATGAAACCTATAAATTAGCTATTCCTGAGGAGGATTCGTACGGGACTTTAGGTGGTTTTATTGTCAATTCGACCAAAGAAATTCCTCAAAAAGGAGAAGAAATACGAATTGGAAACTATCATTTTGTGATTGAAGAAGCCACAAATAAGAAAATAGAATTGGTTAAATTGACAATAAAAGAGTGA